From one Henriciella marina DSM 19595 genomic stretch:
- a CDS encoding cytochrome P450: MLQLQKQDYLRTPHATLARALEAGLFEETKIVFFGPMRLVLGHPEIQELLKDTDRFAVDARNAGHDSPFGLRFLPGSLKVLADNLLGLDDPRHRQLRQMVDEPFRRTAIDELKPSIEEMCDRLVDNMLRTGETDLVPGLCRELPLQVIFELLGFSDETRAALHDVMKGVAGGGSPFQMIRAIFRLKPAQDALRREFERVRAEPQPGLVSELVHAEADGERMTDDELLAMVFVLFVAGHETTSHLISTSVYTLLTHPGAADQYRAGDENARGVAVDELMRYCTPVQMTKPRHPREDMEFHGAQLKKGERIMALLAAGNVDPRVFDDPLTLNLARRPNRHLGWGGGPHLCLGLHLARAEAQAALSCLFDRFPHLAFTVDPDKLRWIPRSGMRGLKSLPLGFQ; this comes from the coding sequence ATGCTGCAGCTCCAGAAACAGGATTATCTCAGGACGCCGCATGCGACGCTGGCGCGGGCCCTCGAGGCAGGCCTGTTCGAGGAGACGAAGATCGTGTTCTTCGGCCCGATGCGGCTGGTTTTGGGGCATCCTGAAATCCAGGAGCTGCTGAAGGATACCGACCGGTTCGCCGTCGACGCGCGCAATGCCGGCCATGATTCGCCATTCGGCCTACGGTTTCTGCCGGGGTCCCTGAAAGTGCTGGCAGACAATCTGCTGGGACTGGACGACCCGCGCCACAGGCAATTGCGCCAGATGGTGGACGAACCCTTCCGGCGTACCGCGATCGACGAATTGAAGCCTTCCATCGAAGAGATGTGCGACCGGTTGGTCGATAACATGTTGAGGACTGGCGAGACCGATCTGGTGCCGGGCCTCTGCCGCGAATTGCCGCTGCAGGTGATCTTCGAACTGCTGGGCTTTTCAGACGAAACGCGCGCGGCCTTGCACGATGTGATGAAAGGGGTGGCGGGAGGCGGCTCTCCGTTCCAGATGATCCGCGCCATCTTCCGGCTGAAACCGGCCCAGGATGCGCTGCGCCGTGAGTTCGAGCGGGTGCGGGCCGAACCACAGCCGGGGCTCGTCTCCGAACTCGTCCATGCCGAGGCCGACGGAGAGCGAATGACCGATGACGAGCTGCTGGCAATGGTCTTCGTCCTGTTCGTCGCCGGGCATGAGACGACATCGCACCTGATTTCGACATCGGTCTACACGCTGCTGACGCATCCTGGCGCGGCCGACCAGTACAGAGCCGGGGACGAGAATGCGCGCGGCGTCGCGGTGGATGAGCTTATGCGCTATTGCACGCCAGTGCAGATGACCAAGCCGCGCCACCCGCGTGAGGATATGGAATTCCACGGCGCACAGCTGAAGAAGGGCGAGCGGATCATGGCGCTGCTGGCGGCGGGCAATGTCGACCCGCGCGTCTTCGACGATCCCTTGACGCTAAACCTGGCGCGGCGTCCGAACCGGCATCTCGGCTGGGGCGGGGGCCCGCATCTCTGTCTCGGCCTGCACCTCGCCCGGGCCGAGGCGCAGGCGGCGCTGAGCTGTCTGTTCGACCGGTTTCCCCACCTCGCGTTCACCGTCGACCCAGACAAGCTCAGATGGATCCCCCGCTCCGGCATGCGGGGGCTGAAATCGCTGCCGCTGGGGTTTCAATAA
- a CDS encoding TonB-dependent receptor plug domain-containing protein: MSIKNDLRYLALGSVAYSVFAIAGVAHAQEADTDDPVITTETAQEDDEPEARQQKVVVTGSLLSRDEFSSSSPIQVITAETATLEGLVDTADIIQSSSVASGSVQFNNQFNGFVVEGGTGINSISLRGLGAQRSLVLLNGQRPGPAGTRGQVGSFDLNVIPDSMIQRVEILKDGASSIYGSDAVAGVVNIITRTSIDRPEINVAINAPYGGGGASYSVDGAYGLNFDSGNIIVGAEYQKNEALRVGQRDYLNCGEDLVYDPNTGERIDRENRSVTGGLTDRACSNIYVNTYIDALTGARYIPSPDGVTVGPVPGYRPRQNERYNGPSGQAFYEDVLTDPRQQSTMAINETERFSLYGLSNVNVGFADWQTELLYTTRETRAENWRQFFPLVGGASAAPFGLAYANDPTYDNPLNSLVQPVMLFPSNTDVSVDYYYGSTSLDGDFGNTGFLSNWNWNVGGSYSRSDGDYTNNVILADQSGDAQFDADAPQVNYFDPRVLAGNFTQAEYNILSQQDTGNTVYEQWLVKGVVTGELFELPAGAIGVGLGIEYRDFSIDDQPGQVALDGNVWGGSSALITKGSDNVAEIYGEVEVPILAGQRFAEELTLNLSGRAFDYESYGSDSVYKVGLNWQIIPTVRLRGTYGTSYRAPALYELFLGDQTSFLGQTSIDPCINYADSSNQNIIANCAAEGIGPNYTGAGSSATIVTGGGAGNLEAETSNAQTIGVIFTPTFADLNFALDYFEIEVNDQVAQLGAQAIVGGCYGSQNFPNEFCNLFERAPGNDPVRPNNILNVTDNFLNVNEQVSRGLDASVRYTREFDLGTLIYEGQATWTFEDLQRLFSSDAESGFEDDDFNGSIGDPQVTANMRLSWETGDWTVSWFSDFVGRTSNAYLFSDSVRPYFDYPGGGRYIDDTEAVWYHDISARWQQDTWALTVGMSNVFDEEPPLVSTGVASRRGNVPVAGSQYDLRGRSAFIRAQKTF, encoded by the coding sequence ATGTCGATTAAGAACGATCTTCGTTATCTCGCGCTTGGCTCAGTAGCCTACAGCGTTTTCGCCATTGCTGGCGTTGCACATGCGCAGGAAGCCGACACTGATGATCCGGTCATCACGACTGAGACAGCTCAGGAAGACGACGAGCCAGAAGCGCGCCAGCAGAAAGTCGTTGTCACCGGCTCGCTTCTGAGCCGCGACGAATTCAGCTCCAGCTCGCCGATTCAGGTCATCACGGCCGAGACCGCAACGCTTGAGGGCCTCGTTGATACTGCTGACATCATCCAGTCTTCCAGCGTCGCCTCTGGCTCCGTTCAGTTCAACAACCAGTTCAACGGCTTTGTTGTCGAGGGCGGCACCGGTATCAACTCGATCTCCCTGCGTGGTCTTGGTGCCCAACGTTCGCTCGTTCTCCTGAACGGTCAGCGTCCAGGTCCAGCCGGTACGCGTGGCCAAGTCGGGTCCTTTGACTTGAACGTCATCCCGGATTCCATGATCCAGCGCGTCGAGATCCTCAAGGATGGCGCCTCGTCGATCTACGGTTCTGACGCGGTTGCCGGTGTGGTGAACATCATCACCCGCACCTCGATCGACCGTCCGGAAATCAATGTCGCAATCAACGCACCTTATGGCGGTGGCGGCGCAAGCTACTCCGTAGACGGCGCTTATGGCTTGAACTTCGATTCGGGCAACATCATCGTTGGCGCAGAGTACCAGAAGAACGAAGCCCTCCGCGTCGGCCAGCGCGATTATCTGAACTGCGGCGAAGACCTGGTTTACGATCCGAACACGGGTGAGCGTATCGACCGTGAAAACCGGTCCGTTACCGGCGGCCTCACAGACCGTGCCTGCTCGAACATCTACGTAAACACCTACATCGATGCTCTCACCGGCGCCCGCTACATTCCATCCCCGGATGGCGTGACCGTTGGCCCTGTGCCAGGCTATCGCCCTCGCCAGAACGAGCGTTACAATGGTCCGTCCGGCCAGGCCTTCTATGAAGACGTGCTGACCGATCCACGTCAGCAGTCAACGATGGCGATCAACGAGACCGAGCGCTTCAGCCTGTACGGCCTCAGCAACGTCAATGTTGGTTTTGCTGACTGGCAGACCGAACTGCTTTACACGACTCGCGAGACACGCGCAGAAAACTGGCGTCAGTTCTTCCCGCTGGTCGGTGGTGCATCGGCTGCACCCTTTGGTCTCGCTTACGCAAACGACCCAACCTACGATAACCCGCTGAACTCTCTTGTTCAGCCCGTTATGCTGTTTCCGTCGAACACAGATGTGTCTGTCGACTACTATTACGGCTCCACATCCCTCGATGGTGATTTTGGCAATACCGGCTTCCTGTCCAACTGGAACTGGAATGTTGGTGGATCCTACTCACGTTCGGACGGTGATTATACGAACAATGTGATCCTTGCCGACCAGTCTGGCGATGCCCAATTCGATGCTGACGCACCGCAGGTCAACTATTTTGATCCACGCGTTCTCGCCGGCAATTTCACGCAGGCCGAGTACAACATTCTGTCACAACAGGACACCGGCAATACGGTTTACGAGCAATGGCTGGTAAAAGGTGTTGTAACTGGCGAACTGTTCGAGCTTCCGGCCGGTGCCATCGGTGTTGGTCTTGGTATCGAATACCGTGACTTCAGCATTGACGATCAACCCGGTCAGGTTGCCCTTGACGGTAATGTGTGGGGCGGCAGCTCCGCGCTCATCACCAAAGGCTCCGACAACGTCGCTGAGATCTATGGTGAGGTCGAAGTTCCGATCCTGGCAGGCCAGCGCTTCGCAGAAGAGCTGACCCTGAACCTTTCGGGTCGCGCATTCGACTATGAGTCCTATGGCTCTGACTCGGTCTACAAGGTCGGCCTTAACTGGCAGATCATTCCGACGGTCCGCCTGCGTGGTACCTATGGCACCTCCTACCGGGCCCCGGCTCTGTATGAACTGTTCCTCGGTGACCAGACCTCGTTCCTTGGCCAGACCTCGATCGACCCCTGCATCAACTACGCTGATAGCTCGAACCAGAACATCATTGCGAACTGTGCAGCTGAGGGCATTGGACCGAATTATACCGGTGCGGGTTCGTCAGCCACGATCGTGACGGGCGGCGGCGCCGGAAATCTCGAAGCAGAGACCTCGAACGCTCAGACCATCGGTGTGATCTTCACACCAACCTTCGCCGACCTCAACTTCGCGCTCGATTACTTTGAAATCGAAGTGAACGATCAGGTTGCACAGCTTGGTGCTCAGGCGATCGTGGGTGGCTGCTATGGTTCACAGAACTTCCCGAACGAGTTCTGTAACCTGTTTGAGCGTGCGCCAGGAAACGACCCGGTGCGCCCGAATAACATCCTGAACGTCACCGACAACTTCCTGAACGTGAACGAGCAGGTCAGCCGCGGCCTTGATGCCTCGGTTCGCTATACCCGCGAGTTCGACCTCGGCACGCTGATCTATGAAGGTCAGGCCACTTGGACCTTTGAAGACCTTCAGCGTCTTTTCAGCTCCGATGCGGAATCTGGCTTCGAGGATGACGACTTCAACGGAAGCATTGGTGATCCGCAAGTGACCGCCAATATGCGTCTGTCCTGGGAAACCGGCGACTGGACAGTCAGCTGGTTCTCCGACTTTGTCGGCCGGACCTCAAATGCTTACCTGTTCTCGGACTCGGTTCGCCCGTACTTCGATTATCCAGGTGGCGGCCGCTACATCGATGACACCGAAGCTGTCTGGTATCACGACATCTCGGCTCGCTGGCAGCAGGACACCTGGGCTCTGACCGTCGGCATGTCGAATGT
- a CDS encoding alpha/beta hydrolase family protein produces MKRQSMMLAGALGLVLSANAKPIPIEDFAKEPNISSLSMSDDGTYMVGLIATPGEDNETLSVASWDLPDTIDTSKPLVPTRITPPNRKMRFAAIQALPGDKAFVVGRQAWTGQTYCTEGGGAGAVKTFVVKFYVGSKDLDDLDEGIAGLGTERLANKQVEQCRDINNTTGIANSLPLSDDEVIVRYNNIASGETEYYRVNMRTNQKTFLYNGSGRQQIAFTDPRDGRILVRQGIEPAGEGDWRVETYMLNEATGSMEREEPLDYLASNRYQMDIGGYDEASGKYYMITDKFSDKAAVYFYDPKTNQFSSEPVFAHPEFSVTGIILGTDEENWNEPLGINYAAATVETYWVDPELRSVQEGLEQAFPGQLVDIIDTAKDGNRVLFSTEASDQPPAYYMLINKNKVVMIGDSRPWIDESDIGATELIYYPARDGLSIPGLLSLPDSYNKERDGAVPTVILPHGGPWARDYAGWDVSGWVPFLTSRGYAVLQPQYRGSTGFGRELWFAGDKEWGQKMQDDKDDGAQYLVDQGIADPDKVAIFGYSYGGFAAFAATVREDSPYQCAIAGAGVSSLALFRRIVSADRISRIVQGNTIDGMDPSANTSKANIPILVYHGDRDVRVPIAEGRDFYNAVKGRVDAKFVEVKDMPHSLPWWPEHHRQSLTAIDSWLKSDNCFGS; encoded by the coding sequence ATGAAGCGGCAATCAATGATGTTGGCTGGCGCACTGGGGCTGGTCCTCAGCGCGAATGCCAAGCCGATACCAATCGAGGACTTTGCCAAGGAACCGAATATCAGCAGCCTGTCGATGTCGGATGACGGCACGTATATGGTCGGGCTGATCGCGACACCGGGCGAAGACAATGAGACGCTGTCCGTTGCAAGCTGGGACCTTCCCGACACGATCGACACGTCCAAGCCACTGGTGCCGACGCGCATAACGCCGCCGAACCGCAAGATGCGTTTTGCCGCTATTCAGGCTCTGCCAGGCGACAAGGCGTTCGTGGTTGGCCGACAGGCCTGGACGGGCCAGACCTATTGTACTGAAGGTGGCGGCGCGGGCGCCGTGAAGACCTTCGTCGTCAAGTTTTATGTAGGCTCAAAGGATCTCGATGATCTGGACGAAGGTATTGCGGGTCTCGGTACCGAACGGCTTGCCAATAAACAAGTGGAACAATGCCGCGATATCAACAATACCACGGGCATCGCCAACTCGCTGCCGCTGAGCGACGATGAAGTCATCGTCCGCTATAACAATATCGCAAGCGGCGAGACCGAGTATTACCGCGTCAACATGCGGACCAACCAGAAGACCTTCCTGTACAATGGCTCCGGCCGCCAGCAGATCGCCTTCACTGATCCGCGCGATGGCCGTATCCTGGTCCGTCAGGGCATCGAGCCCGCCGGCGAGGGCGACTGGCGCGTCGAGACCTATATGCTGAACGAGGCAACGGGCAGCATGGAGCGCGAGGAGCCGCTCGATTACCTGGCCTCCAACCGCTACCAGATGGACATTGGTGGCTATGACGAAGCGTCCGGCAAATACTATATGATCACGGACAAATTCTCGGACAAGGCAGCGGTCTATTTCTATGATCCCAAGACCAACCAGTTCAGCAGTGAGCCGGTCTTTGCGCACCCGGAATTTTCCGTCACAGGCATTATCCTTGGTACCGACGAAGAAAACTGGAATGAGCCTCTTGGCATCAACTATGCCGCTGCAACGGTTGAGACATATTGGGTCGACCCTGAGCTGAGGTCGGTTCAGGAAGGTCTCGAACAGGCATTCCCTGGCCAGCTGGTCGACATCATCGACACGGCGAAAGACGGTAACCGGGTTCTGTTCTCGACCGAAGCGTCGGATCAGCCGCCAGCTTACTACATGCTGATCAACAAGAACAAAGTCGTGATGATTGGCGACAGCCGTCCGTGGATCGACGAATCGGATATCGGCGCGACAGAGCTGATCTATTATCCGGCCCGTGACGGTCTTAGCATTCCTGGCCTGCTGTCACTGCCCGACAGCTACAACAAGGAGCGTGACGGCGCGGTTCCGACCGTGATCCTGCCGCATGGCGGTCCATGGGCGCGCGACTATGCTGGCTGGGATGTTTCCGGCTGGGTGCCGTTCCTGACCTCACGCGGCTATGCCGTGCTCCAGCCGCAATACCGCGGTTCCACTGGCTTTGGCCGTGAGCTTTGGTTCGCTGGCGACAAGGAGTGGGGCCAGAAGATGCAGGACGACAAGGATGACGGGGCGCAATACCTCGTTGACCAAGGCATTGCGGACCCAGACAAGGTGGCGATCTTTGGCTATTCGTATGGCGGCTTTGCTGCCTTTGCTGCGACGGTGCGGGAAGACAGCCCGTATCAGTGCGCGATCGCCGGTGCTGGTGTGTCCAGCCTTGCGCTGTTCCGCCGGATCGTGAGCGCGGACCGCATTTCGCGTATCGTGCAGGGCAATACGATTGACGGCATGGACCCTAGTGCCAACACGTCCAAGGCCAACATTCCGATCCTCGTCTATCACGGTGACCGGGATGTGCGCGTGCCGATCGCTGAAGGCCGCGATTTCTACAATGCTGTCAAAGGCCGTGTGGACGCGAAGTTTGTAGAAGTGAAGGACATGCCGCACAGCCTGCCTTGGTGGCCTGAGCACCACCGCCAGTCGCTCACCGCGATTGATAGCTGGCTGAAGAGCGACAACTGCTTCGGTAGCTAG